One Methylobacterium sp. AMS5 genomic region harbors:
- a CDS encoding galactosyltransferase-related protein, which yields MSTVSVVTIAKGRPAHLRNVLLGLERQTRPPAEFVIAVMQDAPYDLPESAFPVRQILVSGSELPLAAARNRGVAAASGENIVFLDVDCIPAPDLVADYAQALSELDGLLMGEVLHLPEHATAGEWHYADLAAVAEKHSDRRGPPAAGIEICNDYRCFWSLNFAIRRATFQAVGGFDERYTGYGGEDTDFGKILDQCGLPIAWMKGALAYHQYHPHHMPPIHHLDSVVRNAELFEAKWGYRTMGHWLHAFKVMGLIDDTPEQPIRILRRPDAEDLALTGQQSHQPYTNSASVIRHLEARARERDVPPGSVPVTA from the coding sequence ATGTCCACCGTTTCCGTCGTGACTATTGCCAAAGGACGGCCCGCCCATCTGCGCAACGTTCTCCTCGGGCTGGAACGCCAGACGCGGCCGCCCGCCGAATTCGTCATCGCCGTGATGCAGGACGCGCCCTACGACCTGCCCGAGAGCGCCTTCCCGGTTCGCCAGATCCTGGTATCGGGCTCGGAACTGCCACTCGCGGCCGCGCGCAACCGCGGCGTGGCGGCGGCAAGCGGAGAGAACATCGTCTTCCTCGACGTCGATTGCATCCCCGCACCCGACCTCGTGGCCGACTACGCCCAGGCGCTGTCCGAACTCGACGGTCTGCTGATGGGCGAGGTGCTGCACCTGCCCGAGCACGCCACCGCGGGCGAGTGGCATTACGCCGACCTCGCAGCGGTCGCGGAAAAGCATTCCGACCGCCGCGGTCCGCCGGCTGCGGGCATCGAGATCTGCAACGATTACCGCTGCTTCTGGTCGCTCAACTTCGCGATCCGGCGGGCGACATTCCAGGCCGTCGGCGGTTTCGACGAGCGCTATACCGGCTATGGCGGCGAGGATACCGATTTCGGCAAGATCCTCGACCAGTGCGGCCTTCCCATCGCCTGGATGAAGGGCGCGCTCGCCTATCACCAGTACCACCCGCACCACATGCCCCCGATCCACCATCTCGACAGCGTGGTGCGCAACGCCGAGCTGTTCGAGGCCAAGTGGGGCTACCGCACCATGGGGCACTGGCTCCACGCCTTCAAGGTGATGGGCCTGATCGACGACACGCCCGAGCAGCCGATCCGCATCCTGCGCCGGCCCGACGCCGAGGATCTCGCGCTCACCGGGCAGCAGAGCCACCAGCCCTATACCAATTCCGCCTCGGTCATCCGGCATCTGGAGGCCCGCGCACGCGAACGGGACGTGCCGCCGGGCTCCGTGCCGGTGACGGCGTGA
- a CDS encoding glycosyltransferase family 4 protein, with translation MRIALLAHLRHPIAPPFAGGLEAYTWHLADGLTARGHEVALFAAGDSDPRFSIDPVVPVHHERSFPGLEHRGDPGLKAHVDAGYAAACDRIATGGFDVLHNNSLSRLPLERHRTAAVPTVTSLHVPPYDALRWWVHDSVAPGHRITVTSQAQARAWWPDGPSPEVSVLHNGIDPASWPFQADGDGSAVWCGRIAPIKGTHLAVRAARKAGLPVTLFGPIEEPEYWETQVAPLIGGPIRYGGHLGNPALAREIGRASVFLFTPCWDEPFGLVAVEAMACGLPVAGFARGAAAEVVGEAGCLVPPEDDAALSRVIGTALTIPRTVPRARVHRLFTRDRWLDRCESLYAAARAG, from the coding sequence GTGAGGATCGCGCTCCTCGCTCATCTGCGCCACCCGATCGCCCCGCCCTTCGCCGGCGGCCTGGAAGCCTATACCTGGCACCTCGCCGACGGGCTGACGGCGCGCGGCCACGAGGTCGCGCTGTTCGCGGCCGGCGACAGCGACCCGCGCTTTTCGATCGACCCGGTGGTCCCGGTTCATCACGAGCGGAGTTTTCCGGGGCTGGAGCATCGGGGCGACCCAGGACTGAAGGCGCATGTCGACGCGGGCTACGCCGCCGCCTGCGACCGGATCGCGACCGGCGGCTTCGACGTGCTGCACAACAACAGCCTCAGCCGTCTGCCCCTTGAGCGCCACCGCACGGCCGCCGTTCCGACGGTGACCTCGCTGCATGTGCCGCCCTATGACGCCTTGCGCTGGTGGGTGCACGACAGTGTCGCCCCCGGTCACCGGATCACCGTGACCTCGCAGGCGCAGGCGCGGGCTTGGTGGCCGGACGGGCCGTCGCCCGAGGTCTCGGTGCTGCACAACGGGATCGATCCGGCGTCGTGGCCCTTTCAGGCGGACGGCGACGGCAGCGCCGTCTGGTGCGGACGCATCGCGCCGATCAAGGGGACGCATCTCGCCGTTCGAGCCGCCCGGAAGGCCGGCCTGCCCGTCACCCTGTTCGGCCCGATCGAGGAGCCGGAATACTGGGAGACGCAGGTCGCGCCACTCATTGGCGGCCCGATCCGCTACGGCGGCCATCTTGGTAACCCGGCGCTGGCGCGGGAGATCGGCCGCGCCTCCGTCTTCCTGTTCACTCCGTGCTGGGACGAGCCCTTCGGGCTGGTGGCGGTCGAGGCGATGGCCTGCGGCCTGCCGGTGGCCGGCTTCGCCAGGGGCGCGGCTGCGGAGGTCGTCGGTGAGGCCGGCTGTCTCGTTCCGCCCGAGGACGACGCTGCCCTGTCACGGGTAATCGGCACGGCGCTGACGATCCCACGCACGGTGCCGCGTGCGCGGGTCCACCGCTTGTTCACCCGCGATCGGTGGCTCGACCGCTGCGAGTCCCTCTACGCAGCGGCCCGCGCCGGTTGA
- a CDS encoding class I SAM-dependent methyltransferase, whose amino-acid sequence MTRPDIIAALWHGRDPFADPPDTLRPLDLQGWRSVHPYLEEAVIRHRPGVVVEIGTWKGASALYLARTMAEHGIDGTIVAVDTWLGAVDHWMDERLFAELATEHGFPSLYRTFLANVLHEGLADRVVPLPLDSVNAAELMRLRGVTADVIHLDAGHEEASVAADLRAWWPVLRPGGLFIADDYDRLGGSFPGVTRAVDAFCAESGVKGPWSFQGKAKFVKLG is encoded by the coding sequence ATGACCCGACCGGACATCATCGCCGCCCTCTGGCACGGCCGCGATCCCTTCGCCGATCCCCCGGACACCCTGAGGCCCCTCGATCTTCAGGGCTGGCGCAGCGTTCACCCGTATCTGGAGGAAGCGGTGATCCGGCACCGTCCCGGCGTGGTCGTCGAGATCGGAACCTGGAAGGGAGCGAGCGCGCTCTACCTCGCTCGTACGATGGCGGAGCACGGGATCGACGGCACCATCGTCGCGGTCGATACCTGGCTCGGTGCCGTCGATCACTGGATGGACGAGCGCCTTTTCGCCGAACTCGCCACCGAACACGGCTTTCCCAGCCTTTACCGCACCTTCCTGGCCAATGTTCTGCACGAAGGGCTTGCCGACCGGGTGGTGCCGCTGCCGCTCGACTCGGTGAATGCCGCCGAGCTGATGCGCCTGCGCGGCGTGACCGCCGACGTGATCCATCTCGATGCCGGCCACGAAGAAGCATCCGTCGCCGCCGACCTCCGGGCATGGTGGCCGGTGTTGCGGCCCGGCGGCCTGTTCATCGCCGACGATTACGACCGTCTCGGAGGAAGCTTTCCCGGCGTGACGCGAGCGGTGGACGCCTTCTGCGCCGAATCTGGCGTGAAAGGGCCCTGGTCGTTCCAAGGCAAAGCCAAGTTCGTCAAGCTTGGTTGA